From the genome of Cololabis saira isolate AMF1-May2022 chromosome 4, fColSai1.1, whole genome shotgun sequence:
TTCACATGAGGCCGTGGAGCAGCATCTCTGTCTACATGTTCAACCTGGCTCTGGCTGACTTCTGCTATGTCCTCTCGCTGCCTTTTCTCATCTTCTACTACTTCAACAAGACAGACTGGATTTTTGGAGACGTCCTGTGTCGACTGCAGCGCTTTATATTCCACGTGAATCTCTATGGAAGTATTCTGTTTCTGACCTGCATCAGCGTTCACAGGTACACAGGGGTGGTGCACCCGCTCAAGTCACTGGGTCGATTGAAGAAAAAGAACACGGTTATTACCAGTGCGTTGGTGTGGTTGGTGGTAATCGTAGGCATGTCTCCAATTCTGTATTATTCCAGGACGGGTTTGAAGCGTGACTCAATAACTTGTTATGACACCACCACTGAGGATGAGTTACCCGGTTATTTCATTTACAGCATGACTTTGACTGTATTTGGGTTCTGCATCCCCTTTATCATCATATTCTGTTGCTATGGCATGATCGTCAAGGCATTAATCTGTAATGATATGAACAACGCTCCCCTGCGGCAGAAATCCATCCACCTGGTTATCATAGTACTTGCCGTGTTCGCCGTCTCCTACCTGCCTTTCCACGTGATGAAGAACCTCAACATGCGGGCGAGGCTGTACTTCCAGAGCCCTGACATGTGCGAGTTTAATAACCGCGTCTACGCCACCTACCAGGTGACACGCGGGCTGGCCAGCCTCAACAGCTGTGTGGATCCCATTCTGTACTTCCTGGCTGGAGATACCTTCAGGAGGAAGCTGACACGAGCCACTAAGAAGCCCTCGAGGAAGGGGGATGGGGTCCTTCAATCCAAGAGCGAGGAAACAGCTCTGAACAGCCTGGCGGAGTATGTGGAGAATGGAGACAGGAGGCTGTGACCCGTCACCTCTGTGgagtttttattatctttaaatgTGGATGGACTCTGAATCAATAAATGCACTGTGATGACTGAAGAGTCCGTAAACTCTATCAGATGATGGTTTGTAGAACCATAGGAACAATATTCAGTTTAACCCTGTGACAACTTCCGCTTGCTTGCAGTCTGTTGATGTTGATAAGCTGTATTGTCAAGTATTGTCAAGTATTGTATTATACTCTAAATATTAGAgtcataatttttctttttattccttaTAAACTAGTGTTGCTTACACTTTGGACAAAACGAGCATTATAATGAGACAGGCTAGAGGAAATAAGTTGTCTTTCAGCTACAGATGTTCTGTTCATCAGTTTGTTCAGCGAAATAGGACTAAAAATGGATAGCACCTTCTCTCGCCTGAGCCAATATTTAATCAATAGCTATTTAGGTGAGATTTTGGTCTTAAGAGCGTGAGCCTTGGAAGGCTTTTGTAGGAACAAGTGAATGCACTGAACCTGAGATGGCTGCATGGAATAATTGCAGAAATCGCAATGCACTATTTAGCAGAGTCCCTCTGCTCTGCCTATGATTGCTCGTTTTTCTGTAAATCTATTACCAACCAAGTGAGGAATGTGGTCAGcgactcctttttttttaattttctgaccGCTCTGTTACTATAATTGCCCACCCATAACACTTTCTTCATTGGGAAAAAAGCAGTATTTTTGTGTATATGATGCTTCAGTTAATGTCTTTGTTTAGATGTACTGTGCAAGATATTGTGATGTTGCAGATTAGTTTGTTTTATTAAGTGTTAGTTTCACTAACCCAGAGTGCACAAGTCCAGTACTAAATCCAGCGTCAGTGAAACAGTGACTCATCACGGCA
Proteins encoded in this window:
- the p2ry1 gene encoding P2Y purinoceptor 1, which produces MQVYMSVTGPASAPDTMTTDLNLTSLLNESYLPNQTKGCNLTRTGFQFYYLPTVYIMVFITGLVGNSLAIWMFVFHMRPWSSISVYMFNLALADFCYVLSLPFLIFYYFNKTDWIFGDVLCRLQRFIFHVNLYGSILFLTCISVHRYTGVVHPLKSLGRLKKKNTVITSALVWLVVIVGMSPILYYSRTGLKRDSITCYDTTTEDELPGYFIYSMTLTVFGFCIPFIIIFCCYGMIVKALICNDMNNAPLRQKSIHLVIIVLAVFAVSYLPFHVMKNLNMRARLYFQSPDMCEFNNRVYATYQVTRGLASLNSCVDPILYFLAGDTFRRKLTRATKKPSRKGDGVLQSKSEETALNSLAEYVENGDRRL